In Candidatus Roseilinea sp., one DNA window encodes the following:
- a CDS encoding beta-glucuronidase codes for MIASKGNRPTVQLDSGWRFQLDQDDIGECEQWYLPAHDFGAWAEITVPSAWDYFCSAMWGYEGIAWYAADVTASLFPDHFHQRLEFQRVNYHAKVWLNGHYLGQHVGGDLPFSFDFTNEIISPARNILIVRVDNTPKLDQSPYGTVIERVMYGGIVRPVFIQALPDISIESANITPELADQGVRVAARISLHNRRASPAEVSLTIALDNGQQFSWTVSCPPNQTSHQEFAFEITTPVLWSPQQPHLYRADLTLMEANRIIDSYTTRFGIRKIEVKNGRILLNGEAIQIRGVNRYDEYAPYGLTVPIELVRKDLELVKASGFNLIRVHYPQEGTTLDIMDELGIMLMEEIYINWWGAKFLHDYVPPEENADVVLAGGKQMLSETIQRHHNHPCVVMWSVGNESATETPTGIAIFRELIQHAKMLDKTRLVTYAACGDIVANEAFDVADLVCTNLYPATFEPNPIHHFSELQEKVARPLSDELEKICRRFKGKPIIMSEYGTHGVPGIRGDIRFSEDMQAAYIQTAWKTITSIPEMQGGILWCWADYYHRRNLIGKGFMFHAAFGPFGLVTVDRKPKAALKAVAEMFGASSD; via the coding sequence GTGATAGCATCGAAAGGCAACCGGCCTACTGTCCAGTTAGATTCCGGATGGCGCTTCCAGTTGGATCAAGATGACATCGGGGAGTGCGAACAATGGTATCTGCCAGCCCATGATTTTGGCGCGTGGGCGGAGATTACCGTGCCCTCAGCATGGGATTACTTTTGTTCGGCAATGTGGGGCTACGAAGGAATCGCTTGGTACGCCGCTGACGTTACCGCGAGTCTGTTCCCCGACCATTTTCATCAGCGCCTAGAGTTTCAACGGGTCAACTATCACGCCAAGGTGTGGTTGAACGGGCACTACCTCGGTCAACACGTCGGCGGTGACCTGCCGTTTTCGTTCGATTTCACAAACGAGATAATCTCTCCGGCGAGGAATATCCTGATAGTGCGTGTCGACAACACGCCGAAACTTGATCAATCACCGTATGGAACGGTGATTGAGCGGGTGATGTACGGCGGGATTGTCAGACCGGTTTTCATTCAGGCTCTGCCGGATATCAGCATCGAAAGCGCAAACATTACGCCGGAGCTTGCCGATCAGGGGGTCAGAGTGGCTGCCCGCATTAGCCTTCACAATCGAAGGGCATCTCCTGCCGAAGTGAGCCTCACGATTGCTTTGGATAATGGTCAGCAGTTCTCATGGACGGTCTCGTGTCCTCCCAACCAGACCTCCCATCAAGAGTTTGCTTTTGAAATTACCACTCCGGTGCTGTGGTCGCCCCAACAACCACATTTGTACCGCGCTGATCTGACCTTGATGGAAGCAAATCGGATCATAGACAGTTACACCACCCGTTTTGGGATTCGCAAGATTGAGGTGAAGAATGGAAGGATTCTTCTGAATGGGGAAGCCATACAAATTCGAGGGGTGAACCGATATGACGAATATGCTCCATATGGTTTAACGGTCCCTATCGAGCTCGTCCGCAAAGACCTCGAATTAGTAAAAGCTAGCGGCTTCAACCTTATCCGCGTTCATTATCCTCAGGAAGGTACCACCTTGGATATTATGGACGAGCTTGGTATTATGTTGATGGAGGAAATCTATATCAACTGGTGGGGCGCAAAATTCCTTCATGATTATGTTCCTCCTGAAGAGAATGCCGATGTTGTGCTTGCTGGCGGGAAGCAGATGCTGTCTGAGACCATCCAGCGCCACCATAACCATCCTTGCGTAGTGATGTGGAGTGTCGGCAATGAATCAGCTACCGAAACTCCAACTGGAATCGCTATCTTTCGCGAGTTGATTCAGCACGCTAAGATGCTTGATAAGACTCGCTTGGTGACGTATGCGGCCTGCGGCGATATTGTGGCCAACGAAGCCTTCGATGTTGCTGACCTCGTCTGTACGAATCTATATCCGGCTACCTTTGAGCCGAATCCCATTCATCACTTCTCGGAGCTGCAAGAGAAAGTTGCAAGACCCCTCAGCGATGAACTCGAGAAGATTTGTAGACGCTTCAAGGGGAAGCCAATTATTATGTCTGAATATGGCACCCATGGCGTTCCGGGGATTCGTGGCGATATTCGGTTTAGTGAAGACATGCAAGCGGCTTATATTCAAACCGCATGGAAGACGATCACCAGCATCCCTGAGATGCAGGGAGGGATTCTATGGTGTTGGGCCGACTATTATCACCGCCGCAACTTGATTGGCAAGGGGTTCATGTTCCATGCTGCCTTTGGCCCATTTGGTTTGGTGACCGTTGATCGGAAACCCAAGGCAGCCCTCAAGGCAGTTGCTGAAATGTTCGGAGCGAGTTCCGACTAG